Proteins encoded in a region of the Buteo buteo chromosome 11, bButBut1.hap1.1, whole genome shotgun sequence genome:
- the LOC142036212 gene encoding feather beta keratin-like, which produces MSSSQQLSSRCSPPCEMACLQPIANACNQPCVTSCGDSRAVVYPPPVVITFPGPILSSCPQESFVGSSAPLGLGRPMGLQGSLIYGGSLSSSSSSSQLWSQRYGGCGPC; this is translated from the coding sequence ATGtcctccagccagcagctcagctcccGCTGCTCCCCACCCTGCGAGATGGCCTGCCTGCAGCCCATCGCCAACGCCTGCAACCAGCCCTGTGTCACCTCCTGCGGAGACTCGCGTGCCGTGGTCTACCCACCGCCCGTGGTCATCACCTTCCCaggccccatcctcagctcctgccCTCAGGAGAGCTTTgtgggcagctcagccccactggGGCTGGGCCGCCCCATGGGCCTGCAGGGCTCCCTTATCTATGGGGGCtccttgtcctcctcctcctcctccagccagcTCTGGAGCCAGCGCTATGGGGGCTGTGGGCCATGCTAA
- the LOC142036213 gene encoding feather beta keratin-like, with translation MSQHPQAIQEMVYKGFLLRSPQITGPHLSSSLIQVHLPAQRMSSSQQLSSRCSPPCEMACLQPIANACNQPCVTSCGDSRAVVYPPPVVITFPGPILSSCPQESFVGSSAPLGLGRPMGLQGSLIYGGSLSSSSSSSQLWSQRYGGCGPC, from the exons ATGTCTCAACACCCCCAGGCAATCCAGGAGATGGTATATAAGGGCTTCTTGCTCAGAAGTCCTCAGATCACAGGTCCCCACCTCTCCTCTTCATTGATCCAA GTTCACCTCCCTGCCCAAAGGATGtcctccagccagcagctcagctcccGCTGCTCCCCACCCTGCGAGATGGCCTGCCTGCAGCCCATCGCCAACGCCTGCAACCAGCCCTGTGTCACCTCCTGCGGAGACTCGCGTGCCGTGGTCTACCCACCGCCCGTGGTCATCACCTTCCCaggccccatcctcagctcctgccCTCAGGAGAGCTTTgtgggcagctcagccccactggGGCTGGGCCGCCCCATGGGCCTGCAGGGCTCCCTTATCTATGGGGGCtccttgtcctcctcctcctcctccagccagcTCTGGAGCCAGCGCTATGGGGGCTGTGGGCCATGCTAA
- the LOC142036371 gene encoding feather keratin 4-like: protein MSSYMQACNYGSYSPCDVSCPTPYANAWSQPCVTSCGDSRAVVYPPPVSIVFPGPILSSCPQESFVGTSAPMEIGSSFGYGSSLNVQSSFGSGAYLGGRYSYPCYSRKYTTYRRGSCGPC from the coding sequence ATGTCTTCCTACATGCAGGCCTGCAACTATGGCAGCTACTCACCCTGCGACGTAAGCTGCCCCACGCCATATGCCAACGCCTGGAGCCAGCCCTGTGTCACCTCCTGTGGGGACTCCCGTGCCGTGGTCTACCCACCGCCTGTGTCTATCGTCTTTCCaggccccatcctcagctcctgccCTCAGGAGAGCTTCGTGGGCACCTCAGCCCCAATGGAGATAGGCAGCTCCTTTGGCTATGGGAGCTCCTTGAATGTTCAGAGCTCCTTCGGGTCCGGTGCCTACCTGGGTGGCAGGTACTCCTACCCCTGCTATTCCCGCAAGTACACAACTTACCGTCGTGGGAGCTGTGGGCCCTGCTAA